A section of the Oryza sativa Japonica Group chromosome 1, ASM3414082v1 genome encodes:
- the LOC9266030 gene encoding uncharacterized protein isoform X2, with translation MAGNHLLLSNSSAGLRMDCQENNLKSFLQTNGHVVLQRVDNNYSLRYFTKNEVWHITNGYSIMLGKGAFGEVYKGILDDGCPVAVKRYIHGNLKEEFAKEVIVHSQINHKNVVRLLGCCTEENALMIVMEFICNGNLDNVLHCSNTKGCVPFPLYKRLDIAIEVAEALWCMHSMYSPVLHGDVKPANILLDENHSPKISDFGIARLLCANGAQHTKNIIGSIGYVDPAFCENGILTPKSDVYSFGVVLLEIITRKKAVDGTITLAQSFTDAIEKGKKVMNLFDEEINDKQNMNFLEDIGKLAVKCLRRDVKVRPEMVEVATSLRMIRKDLEGEQGNLTQQHTSTPNNSTPSKNEGSAGRQFGNLNIFKQEEIKHMTRNYSMTFREEFHERLYNGVLGMVHAVIVKQVSTSSKTDREVFLKTMGILCQKYHKNVANVAGFHLGEYISECVYESCCELSQVNNGHISFSNRNLYEIICSTEKLPLHVRLSIAVQCLEGLVHIHSFLAENPESRGTSLFGNFRSANIFLDKNFMPKVFNANLSTFLGLCAVQQCTASVDCIHDQRSQKYYLDPKDVSDHLFNPKSDVYSFGVVLLELITWKTAKYKSGGQAHMLTTDFLDTYRIDHSATDFFVKKVYDEEGKCFLHEAIAIGVECLKLDVQMRPEMSDVLSRLRIISAAQSIRSKLMGPQAKDCGDNGPSQYIAPTPVNNDVKIPSPPTSASTISLDILKKITRNFSNNSLIGEGSHAKVFFGVLKDGKNSAVKKLNPNEETIVQVSTISKMLKHDNVVQIHEYFIEGENHVLVYEYAPKGSLHDILHGREGVTGAQARPPLSWVQRVKIAITAAKGLEFLHEKAVPPVIHTNIKSSNILLFGNDVAKIGDLGVSKQLHVEDYDYSYTRVVPQIFRYEAPELRGQYSVKSDVYAFGVVLLELLTGRKVFDHTLPRGQMSLVKWATPRLSKDKVKQCVDPKLGRAFPLKAVARMAAVAALCIQFEAEFRPSMSIVVRALSMLESSTSSKQPSIGEAAGA, from the exons ATG GCAGGCAACCACCTGTTGCTTTCCAATTCTTCAGCTGGCTTACGCATGGATTGCCAAGAGAATAATCTCAAAAGTTTCCTTCAGACTAATGGGCATGTGGTTCTTCAAAGAGTGGACAACAACTATAGCCTGAGATATTTCACGAAaaatgaggtatggcacatcaCCAATGGGTATAGCATCATGCTGGGAAAGGGAGCATTCGGTGAGGTCTACAAAGGAATTCTAGACGACGGATGCCCTGTTGCTGTTAAGCGGTACATACATGGGAACCTGAAAGAGGAATTTGCTAAGGAGGTGATAGTGCACTCTCAAATAAATCACAAGAATGTTGTTAGACTCTTGGGCTGCTGCACGGAGGAAAATGCTCTAATGATTGTTATGGAGTTTATCTGTAATGGGAACCTCGACAATGTCCTCCACTGCAGCAACACCAAGGGGTGTGTTCCTTTCCCCTTGTACAAACGTTTAGACATTGCTATTGAGGTTGCTGAAGCGCTATGGTGCATGCATTCAATGTATAGTCCTGTTCTTCATGGTGATGTGAAACCTGCTAATATACTGTTAGATGAAAACCACTCACCAaagatatctgattttggaataGCAAGATTGCTTTGTGCTAATGGGGCTCAACATACCAAAAATATCATTGGTTCTATAGGTTATGTTGATCCTGCATTCTGCGAGAATGGAATTCTAACCCCAAAGAGTGATGTTTATAGCTTTGGAGTGGTTTTGCTGGAGATAATCACCAGAAAGAAAGCAGTGGATGGGACCATCACCCTTGCTCAAAGTTTCACTGATGCCATTGAAAAAGGGAAGAAAGTGATGAATTTGTTTGATGAGGAAATCAACGATAAACAAAACATGAACTTCCTTGAAGATATTGGGAAGTTGGCAGTTAAATGCTTGAGGAGGGATGTTAAAGTGCGCCCTGAAATGGTTGAAGTAGCAACCAGTCTAAGAATGATTAGGAAAGATCTGGAGGGAGAACAAGGGAATCTGACTCAGCAACATACAAGTACACCAAACAACTCAACTCCCTCAAAGAATGAAGGCTCAGCAGGACGCCAATTTGGCAATCTAAATATCTTCAAACAAGAGGAAATTAAGCATATGACAAGAAACTACAGCATGACCTTTAGGGAAGAATTCCATGAACGTCTATACAATGGAGTTCTTGGCATGGTTCATGCAGTTATAGTAAAACAAGTGAGTACATCTTCAAAAACCGACCGAGAAGTGTTTCTGAAGACTATGGGCATACTATGCCAGAAGTATCACAAAAATGTCGCTAATGTTGCTGGCTTTCATTTAGGGGAATACATTTCAGAGTGCGTGTATGAATCTTGCTGTGAATTATCCCAGGTAAATAATGGCCATATTTCCTTCTCTAACCGAAACCTTTATGAGATCATCTGCTCCACGGAAAAACTTCCTCTTCATGTACGTTTGTCAATAGCTGTCCAGTGTTTAGAGGGCTTGGTTCATATCCATTCATTTTTAGCTGAAAATCCTGAATCGCGTGGCACAAGCCTGTTCGGAAATTTTAGGTCAGCCAATATTTTTCTAGACAAGAACTTCATGCCAAAAGTTTTCAATGCCAACTTATCAACATTTCTCGGGCTTTGCGCCGTGCAACAATGTACTGCCTCTGTTGATTGTATTCATGACCAAAGATCACAAAAATATTATTTAGACCCAAAGGATGTTTCTGATCATCTGTTCAACCCCAAGTCTGATGTTTATAGCTTTGGAGTTGTTCTTTTGGAACTCATTACTTGGAAGACAGCGAAATACAAGTCTGGTGGACAGGCTCATATGCTTACGACAGACTTCCTTGATACTTACAGAATAGACCATAGTGCAACAGACTTTTTTGTCAAGAAGGTTTATGACGAGGAAGGCAAGTGTTTCCTTCATGAAGCCATTGCTATTGGAGTTGAGTGCCTAAAACTTGATGTTCAAATGCGACCAGAAATGAGTGATGTTCTTTCCCGTCTCCGGATCATCTCTGCAGCTCAGAGTATCAGAAGCAAGCTCATGGGTCCACAAGCAAAAG ATTGTGGCGATAATGGACCTAGCCAATACATAGCCCCTACCCCTGTCAACAATGATGTCAAAATTCCTTCTCCACCAACTTCTGCGTCGACCATTTCGCTGGACATACTGAAGAAAATAACTAGGAACTTCAGTAACAATTCCCTAATAGGAGAAGGCTCACACGCTAAAGTTTTCTTTGGAGTGCTTAAAGATGGAAAAAATTCTGCAGTAAAGAAGCTCAATCCTAATGAAGAAACTATAGTGCAG GTTTCGACCATTTCAAAAATGTTGAAGCATGACAATGTTGTCCAAATTCATGAGTATTTTATTGAAGGGGAAAATCATGTTCTTGTTTATGAGTATGCACCAAAGGGCTCCTTGCATGATATTCTTCATG GTAGAGAAGGTGTCACAGGAGCCCAAGCAAGACCACCTCTATCATGGGTGCAGCGAGTGAAGATTGCTATAACTGCTGCAAAAGGGCTTGAGTTCCTCCACGAGAAGGCCGTGCCTCCTGTCATCCACACCAACATCAAGTCCAGCAACATACTTCTCTTTGGCAATGATGTTGCGAAAATAGGTGATCTCGGTGTCTCGAAGCAGCTTCATGTTGAAGATTATGATTACAGTTATACACGAGTAGTTCCACAGATTTTTCGCTATGAAGCACCAGA GTTGAGAGGACAGTATAGTGTAAAGAGCGATGTCTACGCCTTTGGGGTTGTATTGTTGGAGCTTTTAACTGGTCGCAAAGTATTTGATCATACACTTCCGCGTGGCCAGATGAGCCTTGTAAAATGG GCTACACCAAGGCTTAGTAAAGACAAGGTGAAACAATGCGTAGATCCAAAGCTTGGACGAGCATTCCCACTCAAGGCTGTTGCCAGG ATGGCTGCTGTGGCTGCGCTGTGCATACAATTCGAGGCGGAATTTCGGCCCTCCATGAGTATCGTCGTCAGGGCTCTGAGCATGTTAGAGAGCAGCACGTCAAGCAAGCAACCGAGCATCGGTGAAGCAGCTGGAGCGTGA
- the LOC9266030 gene encoding uncharacterized protein isoform X1, translating into MAGNHLLLSNSSAGLRMDCQENNLKSFLQTNGHVVLQRVDNNYSLRYFTKNEVWHITNGYSIMLGKGAFGEVYKGILDDGCPVAVKRYIHGNLKEEFAKEVIVHSQINHKNVVRLLGCCTEENALMIVMEFICNGNLDNVLHCSNTKGCVPFPLYKRLDIAIEVAEALWCMHSMYSPVLHGDVKPANILLDENHSPKISDFGIARLLCANGAQHTKNIIGSIGYVDPAFCENGILTPKSDVYSFGVVLLEIITRKKAVDGTITLAQSFTDAIEKGKKVMNLFDEEINDKQNMNFLEDIGKLAVKCLRRDVKVRPEMVEVATSLRMIRKDLEGEQGNLTQQHTSTPNNSTPSKNEGSAGRQFGNLNIFKQEEIKHMTRNYSMTFREEFHERLYNGVLGMVHAVIVKQVSTSSKTDREVFLKTMGILCQKYHKNVANVAGFHLGEYISECVYESCCELSQVNNGHISFSNRNLYEIICSTEKLPLHVRLSIAVQCLEGLVHIHSFLAENPESRGTSLFGNFRSANIFLDKNFMPKVFNANLSTFLGLCAVQQCTASVDCIHDQRSQKYYLDPKDVSDHLFNPKSDVYSFGVVLLELITWKTAKYKSGGQAHMLTTDFLDTYRIDHSATDFFVKKVYDEEGKCFLHEAIAIGVECLKLDVQMRPEMSDVLSRLRIISAAQSIRSKLMGPQAKDCGDNGPSQYIAPTPVNNDVKIPSPPTSASTISLDILKKITRNFSNNSLIGEGSHAKVFFGVLKDGKNSAVKKLNPNEETIVQVSTISKMLKHDNVVQIHEYFIEGENHVLVYEYAPKGSLHDILHGREGVTGAQARPPLSWVQRVKIAITAAKGLEFLHEKAVPPVIHTNIKSSNILLFGNDVAKIGDLGVSKQLHVEDYDYSYTRVVPQIFRYEAPECRLRGQYSVKSDVYAFGVVLLELLTGRKVFDHTLPRGQMSLVKWATPRLSKDKVKQCVDPKLGRAFPLKAVARMAAVAALCIQFEAEFRPSMSIVVRALSMLESSTSSKQPSIGEAAGA; encoded by the exons ATG GCAGGCAACCACCTGTTGCTTTCCAATTCTTCAGCTGGCTTACGCATGGATTGCCAAGAGAATAATCTCAAAAGTTTCCTTCAGACTAATGGGCATGTGGTTCTTCAAAGAGTGGACAACAACTATAGCCTGAGATATTTCACGAAaaatgaggtatggcacatcaCCAATGGGTATAGCATCATGCTGGGAAAGGGAGCATTCGGTGAGGTCTACAAAGGAATTCTAGACGACGGATGCCCTGTTGCTGTTAAGCGGTACATACATGGGAACCTGAAAGAGGAATTTGCTAAGGAGGTGATAGTGCACTCTCAAATAAATCACAAGAATGTTGTTAGACTCTTGGGCTGCTGCACGGAGGAAAATGCTCTAATGATTGTTATGGAGTTTATCTGTAATGGGAACCTCGACAATGTCCTCCACTGCAGCAACACCAAGGGGTGTGTTCCTTTCCCCTTGTACAAACGTTTAGACATTGCTATTGAGGTTGCTGAAGCGCTATGGTGCATGCATTCAATGTATAGTCCTGTTCTTCATGGTGATGTGAAACCTGCTAATATACTGTTAGATGAAAACCACTCACCAaagatatctgattttggaataGCAAGATTGCTTTGTGCTAATGGGGCTCAACATACCAAAAATATCATTGGTTCTATAGGTTATGTTGATCCTGCATTCTGCGAGAATGGAATTCTAACCCCAAAGAGTGATGTTTATAGCTTTGGAGTGGTTTTGCTGGAGATAATCACCAGAAAGAAAGCAGTGGATGGGACCATCACCCTTGCTCAAAGTTTCACTGATGCCATTGAAAAAGGGAAGAAAGTGATGAATTTGTTTGATGAGGAAATCAACGATAAACAAAACATGAACTTCCTTGAAGATATTGGGAAGTTGGCAGTTAAATGCTTGAGGAGGGATGTTAAAGTGCGCCCTGAAATGGTTGAAGTAGCAACCAGTCTAAGAATGATTAGGAAAGATCTGGAGGGAGAACAAGGGAATCTGACTCAGCAACATACAAGTACACCAAACAACTCAACTCCCTCAAAGAATGAAGGCTCAGCAGGACGCCAATTTGGCAATCTAAATATCTTCAAACAAGAGGAAATTAAGCATATGACAAGAAACTACAGCATGACCTTTAGGGAAGAATTCCATGAACGTCTATACAATGGAGTTCTTGGCATGGTTCATGCAGTTATAGTAAAACAAGTGAGTACATCTTCAAAAACCGACCGAGAAGTGTTTCTGAAGACTATGGGCATACTATGCCAGAAGTATCACAAAAATGTCGCTAATGTTGCTGGCTTTCATTTAGGGGAATACATTTCAGAGTGCGTGTATGAATCTTGCTGTGAATTATCCCAGGTAAATAATGGCCATATTTCCTTCTCTAACCGAAACCTTTATGAGATCATCTGCTCCACGGAAAAACTTCCTCTTCATGTACGTTTGTCAATAGCTGTCCAGTGTTTAGAGGGCTTGGTTCATATCCATTCATTTTTAGCTGAAAATCCTGAATCGCGTGGCACAAGCCTGTTCGGAAATTTTAGGTCAGCCAATATTTTTCTAGACAAGAACTTCATGCCAAAAGTTTTCAATGCCAACTTATCAACATTTCTCGGGCTTTGCGCCGTGCAACAATGTACTGCCTCTGTTGATTGTATTCATGACCAAAGATCACAAAAATATTATTTAGACCCAAAGGATGTTTCTGATCATCTGTTCAACCCCAAGTCTGATGTTTATAGCTTTGGAGTTGTTCTTTTGGAACTCATTACTTGGAAGACAGCGAAATACAAGTCTGGTGGACAGGCTCATATGCTTACGACAGACTTCCTTGATACTTACAGAATAGACCATAGTGCAACAGACTTTTTTGTCAAGAAGGTTTATGACGAGGAAGGCAAGTGTTTCCTTCATGAAGCCATTGCTATTGGAGTTGAGTGCCTAAAACTTGATGTTCAAATGCGACCAGAAATGAGTGATGTTCTTTCCCGTCTCCGGATCATCTCTGCAGCTCAGAGTATCAGAAGCAAGCTCATGGGTCCACAAGCAAAAG ATTGTGGCGATAATGGACCTAGCCAATACATAGCCCCTACCCCTGTCAACAATGATGTCAAAATTCCTTCTCCACCAACTTCTGCGTCGACCATTTCGCTGGACATACTGAAGAAAATAACTAGGAACTTCAGTAACAATTCCCTAATAGGAGAAGGCTCACACGCTAAAGTTTTCTTTGGAGTGCTTAAAGATGGAAAAAATTCTGCAGTAAAGAAGCTCAATCCTAATGAAGAAACTATAGTGCAG GTTTCGACCATTTCAAAAATGTTGAAGCATGACAATGTTGTCCAAATTCATGAGTATTTTATTGAAGGGGAAAATCATGTTCTTGTTTATGAGTATGCACCAAAGGGCTCCTTGCATGATATTCTTCATG GTAGAGAAGGTGTCACAGGAGCCCAAGCAAGACCACCTCTATCATGGGTGCAGCGAGTGAAGATTGCTATAACTGCTGCAAAAGGGCTTGAGTTCCTCCACGAGAAGGCCGTGCCTCCTGTCATCCACACCAACATCAAGTCCAGCAACATACTTCTCTTTGGCAATGATGTTGCGAAAATAGGTGATCTCGGTGTCTCGAAGCAGCTTCATGTTGAAGATTATGATTACAGTTATACACGAGTAGTTCCACAGATTTTTCGCTATGAAGCACCAGA GTGCAGGTTGAGAGGACAGTATAGTGTAAAGAGCGATGTCTACGCCTTTGGGGTTGTATTGTTGGAGCTTTTAACTGGTCGCAAAGTATTTGATCATACACTTCCGCGTGGCCAGATGAGCCTTGTAAAATGG GCTACACCAAGGCTTAGTAAAGACAAGGTGAAACAATGCGTAGATCCAAAGCTTGGACGAGCATTCCCACTCAAGGCTGTTGCCAGG ATGGCTGCTGTGGCTGCGCTGTGCATACAATTCGAGGCGGAATTTCGGCCCTCCATGAGTATCGTCGTCAGGGCTCTGAGCATGTTAGAGAGCAGCACGTCAAGCAAGCAACCGAGCATCGGTGAAGCAGCTGGAGCGTGA
- the LOC9266030 gene encoding uncharacterized protein isoform X6, which produces MAGNHLLLSNSSAGLRMDCQENNLKSFLQTNGHVVLQRVDNNYSLRYFTKNEVWHITNGYSIMLGKGAFGEVYKGILDDGCPVAVKRYIHGNLKEEFAKEVIVHSQINHKNVVRLLGCCTEENALMIVMEFICNGNLDNVLHCSNTKGCVPFPLYKRLDIAIEVAEALWCMHSMYSPVLHGDVKPANILLDENHSPKISDFGIARLLCANGAQHTKNIIGSIGYVDPAFCENGILTPKSDVYSFGVVLLEIITRKKAVDGTITLAQSFTDAIEKGKKVMNLFDEEINDKQNMNFLEDIGKLAVKCLRRDVKVRPEMVEVATSLRMIRKDLEGEQGNLTQQHTSTPNNSTPSKNEGSAGRQFGNLNIFKQEEIKHMTRNYSMTFREEFHERLYNGVLGMVHAVIVKQVSTSSKTDREVFLKTMGILCQKYHKNVANVAGFHLGEYISECVYESCCELSQVNNGHISFSNRNLYEIICSTEKLPLHVRLSIAVQCLEGLVHIHSFLAENPESRGTSLFGNFRSANIFLDKNFMPKVFNANLSTFLGLCAVQQCTASVDCIHDQRSQKYYLDPKDVSDHLFNPKSDVYSFGVVLLELITWKTAKYKSGGQAHMLTTDFLDTYRIDHSATDFFVKKVYDEEGKCFLHEAIAIGVECLKLDVQMRPEMSDVLSRLRIISAAQSIRSKLMGPQAKDCGDNGPSQYIAPTPVNNDVKIPSPPTSASTISLDILKKITRNFSNNSLIGEGSHAKVFFGVLKDGKNSAVKKLNPNEETIVQVSTISKMLKHDNVVQIHEYFIEGENHVLVYEYAPKGSLHDILHGREGVTGAQARPPLSWVQRVKIAITAAKGLEFLHEKAVPPVIHTNIKSSNILLFGNDVAKIG; this is translated from the exons ATG GCAGGCAACCACCTGTTGCTTTCCAATTCTTCAGCTGGCTTACGCATGGATTGCCAAGAGAATAATCTCAAAAGTTTCCTTCAGACTAATGGGCATGTGGTTCTTCAAAGAGTGGACAACAACTATAGCCTGAGATATTTCACGAAaaatgaggtatggcacatcaCCAATGGGTATAGCATCATGCTGGGAAAGGGAGCATTCGGTGAGGTCTACAAAGGAATTCTAGACGACGGATGCCCTGTTGCTGTTAAGCGGTACATACATGGGAACCTGAAAGAGGAATTTGCTAAGGAGGTGATAGTGCACTCTCAAATAAATCACAAGAATGTTGTTAGACTCTTGGGCTGCTGCACGGAGGAAAATGCTCTAATGATTGTTATGGAGTTTATCTGTAATGGGAACCTCGACAATGTCCTCCACTGCAGCAACACCAAGGGGTGTGTTCCTTTCCCCTTGTACAAACGTTTAGACATTGCTATTGAGGTTGCTGAAGCGCTATGGTGCATGCATTCAATGTATAGTCCTGTTCTTCATGGTGATGTGAAACCTGCTAATATACTGTTAGATGAAAACCACTCACCAaagatatctgattttggaataGCAAGATTGCTTTGTGCTAATGGGGCTCAACATACCAAAAATATCATTGGTTCTATAGGTTATGTTGATCCTGCATTCTGCGAGAATGGAATTCTAACCCCAAAGAGTGATGTTTATAGCTTTGGAGTGGTTTTGCTGGAGATAATCACCAGAAAGAAAGCAGTGGATGGGACCATCACCCTTGCTCAAAGTTTCACTGATGCCATTGAAAAAGGGAAGAAAGTGATGAATTTGTTTGATGAGGAAATCAACGATAAACAAAACATGAACTTCCTTGAAGATATTGGGAAGTTGGCAGTTAAATGCTTGAGGAGGGATGTTAAAGTGCGCCCTGAAATGGTTGAAGTAGCAACCAGTCTAAGAATGATTAGGAAAGATCTGGAGGGAGAACAAGGGAATCTGACTCAGCAACATACAAGTACACCAAACAACTCAACTCCCTCAAAGAATGAAGGCTCAGCAGGACGCCAATTTGGCAATCTAAATATCTTCAAACAAGAGGAAATTAAGCATATGACAAGAAACTACAGCATGACCTTTAGGGAAGAATTCCATGAACGTCTATACAATGGAGTTCTTGGCATGGTTCATGCAGTTATAGTAAAACAAGTGAGTACATCTTCAAAAACCGACCGAGAAGTGTTTCTGAAGACTATGGGCATACTATGCCAGAAGTATCACAAAAATGTCGCTAATGTTGCTGGCTTTCATTTAGGGGAATACATTTCAGAGTGCGTGTATGAATCTTGCTGTGAATTATCCCAGGTAAATAATGGCCATATTTCCTTCTCTAACCGAAACCTTTATGAGATCATCTGCTCCACGGAAAAACTTCCTCTTCATGTACGTTTGTCAATAGCTGTCCAGTGTTTAGAGGGCTTGGTTCATATCCATTCATTTTTAGCTGAAAATCCTGAATCGCGTGGCACAAGCCTGTTCGGAAATTTTAGGTCAGCCAATATTTTTCTAGACAAGAACTTCATGCCAAAAGTTTTCAATGCCAACTTATCAACATTTCTCGGGCTTTGCGCCGTGCAACAATGTACTGCCTCTGTTGATTGTATTCATGACCAAAGATCACAAAAATATTATTTAGACCCAAAGGATGTTTCTGATCATCTGTTCAACCCCAAGTCTGATGTTTATAGCTTTGGAGTTGTTCTTTTGGAACTCATTACTTGGAAGACAGCGAAATACAAGTCTGGTGGACAGGCTCATATGCTTACGACAGACTTCCTTGATACTTACAGAATAGACCATAGTGCAACAGACTTTTTTGTCAAGAAGGTTTATGACGAGGAAGGCAAGTGTTTCCTTCATGAAGCCATTGCTATTGGAGTTGAGTGCCTAAAACTTGATGTTCAAATGCGACCAGAAATGAGTGATGTTCTTTCCCGTCTCCGGATCATCTCTGCAGCTCAGAGTATCAGAAGCAAGCTCATGGGTCCACAAGCAAAAG ATTGTGGCGATAATGGACCTAGCCAATACATAGCCCCTACCCCTGTCAACAATGATGTCAAAATTCCTTCTCCACCAACTTCTGCGTCGACCATTTCGCTGGACATACTGAAGAAAATAACTAGGAACTTCAGTAACAATTCCCTAATAGGAGAAGGCTCACACGCTAAAGTTTTCTTTGGAGTGCTTAAAGATGGAAAAAATTCTGCAGTAAAGAAGCTCAATCCTAATGAAGAAACTATAGTGCAG GTTTCGACCATTTCAAAAATGTTGAAGCATGACAATGTTGTCCAAATTCATGAGTATTTTATTGAAGGGGAAAATCATGTTCTTGTTTATGAGTATGCACCAAAGGGCTCCTTGCATGATATTCTTCATG GTAGAGAAGGTGTCACAGGAGCCCAAGCAAGACCACCTCTATCATGGGTGCAGCGAGTGAAGATTGCTATAACTGCTGCAAAAGGGCTTGAGTTCCTCCACGAGAAGGCCGTGCCTCCTGTCATCCACACCAACATCAAGTCCAGCAACATACTTCTCTTTGGCAATGATGTTGCGAAAATAG GTTGA